The nucleotide sequence TCCAGGCCATGGATGTCTCTGGTGCCTGGCGATTTAATCGAGGCTCCAGTGATGTTGTCTTGGTTTCATTAGACAATGGCATTGGCGATATCGCTGACAATGCTTCAGACATTCACGATGAAATCAGCCATGTCAATAATAAAACCGCTAAAAACAATAGGGACAAAAGACACCATGGACACCAAGCCATGAGCGTGATGTCAGCCAAGCATGACAGCCAAAACTTAGCTGGCATCGCTCCTGGCAGTGAATTGTGGGCCTACAACGTCTACGACTCTGGAACACAACTTTATGATGCGATTGAAGGAGCAAAAGCCGATCGAGCGAGCAATCAACGTCTAGTTTTTCAAGGTGGAATCCAAGGAGATTGGTGGTCAAACGGAGCCAGCCAAGCAGATATGCAAACTGCCATTGATGAAACGGAAGATTACGGATTCTTCGCAATGGCAGCAGGTAATTATGGCGATAAAACTAGCGTCGCAGGAATTGCTCAAGCCGAAGCGACCAATGGCAATGTTGCAAGTATTGGTGCTTTAGAGCACAGCGGAGCAATTAACGATGTCGATGGAATCACAAACTACGACAATCATGAACTTGCCGACTACTCCAACGCTGGAGCAAATTTAACTCTGGTTGCCCCTACAGATAGTCCTTCCATTAATGGTGATGGTGACATCACCGACTTCGGCGGCACGTCTTGCGCAAACCCAAATGTGGCTGGTGTTGCTGCTTTAGTTTGGTCTGAAAATACTTGCCTCTCAGGCAGCGACGTACGTGATCTTTTGACCCACAGCGCCATGGATCTTGGAGATCTTGGCCGCGACATCACCTTTGGCCATGGCTTGGTCAATGCAGAAGCCGCTGTTCGCCGTTCTCATGCACTTGCAGAGAACTATGAACTGGCAAGTTTCTACACCAACGATCAGTTCCTGGCCTGATTGATCAACAACCCATCACACACACAGCAGGGATCATCCCAATGGGGTGGTCCTTTGTTCATGCAACAGAACCTTAAGCAAGTGCGGGTTAGTTGCCGACGGAGAAAGAGTCGCTCGACACGGGGGCGTCATGACATCCTCGAAGCCAGCCCACAACATCACCGCCGCACGATTGAACCTTAAGCATGGATCGCAGCGCCTGAGTGGATCTAGAAAAGCAGGCTCAACGTAACAGCTCAGGACTGAGCCCCAGCAACCAAAGCATGGACTCCGATGAGCGGAACAAGCGTTCAAATGACGCGCAGCAGCATCGGAGGGTTGATTCAGATCAGAACCTCAACAACGCTGATTTCAGGCCATGTCAACGGTCAGAGCTGAATCGAGTCACGTTGTGAGCAAAATCACAGCTGTCGTTGATGTCAATCAACGCATCAACCTGCAATTAGAAGGATGGTGAAGTCTCCGGAGATTCAACTCCACAATACTCTCCTCCAATGTTCAACACCAATTCGTTTTTTCTGAACCAATTTAAATCCTATTTTCAAGCCCCGAGAGGACGACGCTTCCAAACAAACCGATTCAACAAAGCGGAGCGTCTCGACAACACCCGCGGCGAGCAATACGGCCAGAAAGCCAACGATTTCGTGTCAAGAGCACAGACCGGTTTCAACCCTCGACTTAATGATGAAGAACGCTTTGAGGGTGATGCAACACAGTGGTCAAAAGTTGGTCACGGGCAACCAAGTGAAGCAAAGCCATGGTCAAGATCATTCAGAAGCATTGGACTTGACAGGGATCCAATTGGGTTCAAAAGCGCAGGAAATACAGACTTCAAGAAGTCAGGCAAGGCCTCGAAAAGCTTAGGACAAGGCTTTGAGAAAGCAAATATTCAGGATCAGCGCGATCCGTTCAAAAGCAATGTCTTAATGCACAACAAAGCCAACGGAATAGAAACCGAAACAGAAGGAGGCGTTTTCCCTGAGCTCAGCCGAGGAATCATTGATGATCGTGTTGCCTGGAGAGAAGAGTCCAGCAATGGGATCACACAAGCTGGCATCGGTCGAAACAACCTCCAAACAAATCTCATCAGAGGGGAACATTTCTTTGACCGCAATCTGAACCTGGGTTCAGTATTCGGGCTACAACGCATCTTTGACGCATCAGGTGATGCATCCAAAAAGGAAGTCTTTGAAGATGGTGCACTGGAAATCAGCTACAACAGGAATTACCTCAATAGTCTTAAAAACGAAATCGCACCCACTATCAATTTCCCTGGGAGGGGATACGAATCAAGCCGGTTGTCAGCAACAGTTTCTGCAACCAAATCATCTACTGGCGAAGTAGTCGATCTTGGTAGCACTACTCTCAATCTAGATCAAAACAGCTTCTATGTGAACCTCAAGGATCAACTGGAAGCGTCTGACAACTTACTTGACCGGCGCAGCATATGGAATATTGACGTCAATATTGATGCAACCTACGACAACGGGCTCAACATCAATCTCGAAGAATTCAACGAAAATATCACGATGATTGATGCCCTGGATGTCGGAAGTGGTTATCGGGGAGATGTCACGGCTAACAATTTTACCTATCAAAACTACACCAGCACTTTCTTAGGCGATTGCTTCGGCTCCGGCAGAATTTATCACGGTCGTGGCGGCACAGATACAATCGTTCTGGATGGCATCAACAAAAGCGACATCCTTAAGTTCAACGGTAGTTCTGTCCACCAACTGGGGCAATCGGCAGCGGGCGGCGCGGCGCTTGGCGAACAAGCCTTCTACGGCGGCACTGTCTTCGACGTTCTCAATCTCAATAACGGAGACGAGCTCTATCTACAGGGCATTGAAACAATCTCCTGCGAAGATGGTGATATCCGGATCCGCGCCAATATGAGTGATTCCACCAAAGAGCAGTGGAACCTCCAGGCCATGGATGTCTCTGGTGCATGGCGCTTCAATAGGGGAAGCAGTGATGTTGTTTTGGCATCACTAGATGCAGGACTTGGCGACTTAGAAGATCATCCAACAGATGTGCATGATGAAATCAGTCACGTCGTCAATCAGACCAATAAAAACGATACTGGAACTCAACATGGACACAAAGCCATGAGTGTCATGGGTGCTAAACATGGCAATGGTGGAATTGCAGGAATTGCACCAAATAGCACTCTTTGGGCATTTACTGGTGGGGAATACAGGGATGGCCAAAGCCATCATCAAAATATTCAGGATGTCATTGGCCTGAGGGATGAAGACCAGAGGGTTGTATTTCAAGGTGGGTATCAGGGTGATCACTGGTGGAATACAGGCACTCACACAGAAGAGCAGATGCAAGCATCCTTGGATGCCACTGGCGAGTGGGGTTTTCATGCAATCGCATCAGGCAATTTCAGTGATTACAACAGTGTGTCGGGAGTTGCACAGGCAGAAAGCACCAATGACAACATTGCCAGCATTGGCGCACTTGAATTCACAGGCACTGAAGAAATTGATGGGATCACAAACATCACTGGCTACCAAATGGCTGACTATTCCAATCGTGGAGACAATTTGACTTATGTCGCACCGACAGATAGTCGCGCCATTAACGCCAACGGTGACATCAGCATCTACGATGGAACATCCTGTGCCAACCCCAATGCTGCTGGGGTTGCTGCTCTTGTCTGGAGTGAGAACACTGACCTTGTTGGCGGTGAGCTGCGCGAAATCCTGACCCAAAGTGCAATGGATCTCGGAGACGTTGGCCGGGACAACACCTATGGCCATGGCTTACTCAATGCTGAAGCAGCAGTCCGCCGTTCTCATGCACTTGCAGAGAACTATGAACTTGCAAGTTTCTACACCAACGATCAGTTCCTGGCCTGAGTGATCCACCACGTATTGGTCACATCGGCAAGGACCACCCCGATGGGGTGGTCCTTTTTCATTGCATCCTCGGAGCAAGGAAATACCATTTCCGCCCGCACGATTGAACCTTAAGCATGGATCACAGCGCCTGAGTGGATCTAGAGAAGCAGACTCGACGTACCAGCTCAGGACTGAGCCCCAGCAACCAAAGCATGGACTCCGATGAGCGGAACAAGCGTTCAAATGACGCGCAGCAGCATCGGAGGGTTGATTCAGATCAGAACCTCAACAACGCTGATTTCAGGCCATGTCAACGGTCAGAGCTGAATCGAGTCACGTTGTGAGCAAAATCACAGCTGTCGTTGATGTCAATCAACGCATCAACCTGCAATTAGAAGGATGGTGAAGTCTCCGGAGATTCAACTCCACAATACTCTCCTCCAATGTTCAACACCAATTCGTTTTTTCTGAACCAATTTAAATCCTATTTTCAAGCCCCGAGAGGACGACGCTTCCAAACAAACCGATTCAACAAAGCGGAGCGTCTCGACAACACCCGCGGCGAGCAATACGGCCAGAAAGCCAACGAGTTCGTGTCAAGAGCACAGACCGGTTTCAACCCTCGATCTGATGGTGAAACACACTTTGAGCGTGATGCAACACAATGGTCAAAAGTTGGTCGCGGGCAACCAGGTGAAGCAAAAACATGGTCAAGATCATTCAGAAGCATTGGACTTGACAGGGATCCAATTGAGTTCAAAAGCTCAGGAAATACAGACTCCAAGAAGTCAGGCAAGGCCTCGAAAAGCTTGGGCCAAGGCTTTGAGAGAGCAAATACTGAGAAGCAGCCAGATCTTTTCAAAAGCAATGTCTTAATGCACAACAAAGCCAACGGAATAGAAACCGAAACAGAAGGAGGCGTTTTCCCTGAGCTCAGCCGAGGAATCATTGATGATCGTGTTGCCTGGAGAGAAGAGTCCAGCAATGGGATCACACAAGCTGGCATCGGTCGAAACAACCTCCAAACAAATCTCATCAGAGGGGAACATTTCTTTGACCGCAATCTGAACCTGGGTTCAGTATTCGGGCTACAACGCATCTTTGACGCATCAGGTGATGCATCCAAAAAGGAAGTCTTTGAAGATGGCGCGCTGGAAATCAGCTACAACAAGAACTACCTCAGCAGTCTCAAAAACATCCATGCCCCTAAATTCAATCTCTGGGGGGGCATGAGCTTCAATTTGCCTGGCTCGGTATCGGCAACAGTTTCTGCCACCAAATCATCCACTGGCGAAGTTGTTGATCTTGGCAGCACCACTCTCAACCTTGATCAAAACAGCTTCTACGTGAATCTTAAGGATCAACTGGAAGCATCTGACAGCTTACTTGACCGACGCAGCACATGGAATATTGACGTCGATATTGATGCAACCTACGCCAACGGGCTCAACATCAATCTCGAAGACTTTAGTGAAAACATCACCATGATTGATGCCCTGGATGTGGGAAGTGGTTATCGAGGTGACGTCAGCGCAAATACATTCACGTATAACAATGTAAGCTGGGCCGATTCCTTCGACACCGGCAGGATTTATCGTGGTCGTGGCGGCACAGACACTCTTGTGCTCGATGACATCAGCAAAAGCGATATCCTTGAATTCAACGGTAGTTCTGTTAATCAACTGGGGCAATCGGCAGCCGGCGGCGCGGCACTTGGCGAACAAGCATTCTACGGCGGCACTGTCTTTGACGTTCTCAATCTCAACAACGGAGACGAGCTGTATCTGCAGGGCATTGAAACAATCTCCTGCGAAGATGGTGATATCCGGATCCGCGCCAATATGAGTGATTCCACCAAAGAGCAGTGGAACCTCCAGGCCATGGATGTCTCTGGTGCCTGGCGATTTAATCGAGGCTCCAGTGATGTGGTGATGGTTTCTCTTGATTCTGGCATTGGTGATATTGCTGGCAATGCTGATGACATTGACGATGAAATTGATCATGTCGTCAACAAAACAAGCAAAAACACTTGCGCCTTAGCCAAGGACCGTGATCATGGCCATCACTCAATGAGCGTCATGGGAGCGCGTCACGATTCGCAGGGAATTGCGGGGATCGCTCCAGGCAGCCAAATGTGGGCTTATCAAGTCTGGGATCCAGGCTTTCACGGAGCAATCGAAGATGCAAAAGCTGACAGAGAATCTCATGAACGGCTTGTGTTTCAGAATGGTGCGAGTTGGAGTCTTGAAGGGCGTTGGGGACCCAGTGGAAACACCGACTCGATTACCGAAGAACAAATGATGGAATCTCTGGCTGAGACAGAAGATTATGGATTCTTCTCAGTAGCAGCAGGAAATGACTGGTCCAGAGATGGTGTCAGCACTTACAATCTTGCACATTTCCAAACCGACTTTGGGAACATTGCGAGCGTCGGCGCTGTTCAGTTCACAGCAACTGATGAGATCGACAACATCACCAATGTTACCGACACTCAAATCGCTGGATATTCCAATCAAGGCGATGACCTGACCCTCTCCGCACCCACTGACAGCAGAGCTGTCAATGGAGACGGTGATATCAGAGACTTCGGTGGAACGTCCTGTGCCAACCCAAATGTGGCCGGTGTTGCTGCTTTGGTTTGGTCTGAGAACACCTCTCTGTCGGGCAGCGATGTGCGTGATCTTTTGACCTATAGCGCCATGGATCTTGGAGCTGCAGGTCGCGATGATGCTTTTGGTCATGGCATGGTCAATGCAGAAGCTGCAGTCCGCCGTTCTCATGCCCTTGCAGAGAACTATGAACTGGCAAGTTTCTATACCAACGATCAGTTCCTGGCCTGATTGGTCCACAACCCATCGCACACAGCAGCAAGGACCACTCCGCCGGGGTGGTCCTTTTTTAAATGCATCAGATTGGAATGCATCAAAACTCTCAGCCCAGCAAGAGTCAGTCTTCGACTGAGGAACAGTCGATCAGCACATGCCTGTCATGACATCCTCGAAACAAAGCAACACCATCACTCCCGCTCGATTGAACCGTGAACATGGATCACAGCGCATTACTGGATCTAGAGAAGCAGGCTCGGCGAAGCGGTTCAGGACTGACCGCCAGCAACCTGGTGGGGTGCTGGCAGCTGAACACCATCTGGGCCAAGGGACAAACCAAAGCCAGTGTCCTCAACGGCTGGCTGCTGCGACGCATCGGCGCCTGCCTTGAGATCAGCAATGGATCAGGCGATCGTCTTCAACTGCGCAACGCCGTGAACCTGTCAGGTCTCACCCTCCAGTTCACAGGCCCAGGCGAACTGAATGGCCGCCAACCACTGCTGAAATTCCGCTTTGAGCAAGTGGAACTGCTGCTCGGCCGCTTGACGCTGTTGAAGCGTGAATTGCCATCACCGGAAAAAGGTCGGGAGCCGTTTTTTGCCCTGATTAGCCGCAGCCAAGAGGGGTGGTTGGTTGCACGAGGCCGGGGCGGAGGGTTGGCCTTGTGGACCCTCAGGGATTCAGACGCTGCTCGGACCAGCCATCTTGAGCGGTCCAGCAACGGCGAAGGTGGGGATGGGGCTTGAGGTCGAGCTGCTCCACACGATCCAGGGCAATGCGCATGATCAGCAGATGATCGGAGATCGGCTCGTCATCGGCAACTTCTTGCGGCCAAGGCCCTTGCGAATGAAAGGGTTGACCAGGAGACGGCCAGGCCCAGACCATGCGACCGGACGGTGACAGGCGTTGCCAATGATCGAGCAACGTCTCCGGTTCCTGCTCAGCACTGACCAGAACCGCCGTGCCACGCAGACGAAACTGCTCTCTAGCCTTGCGGAACAGCCAGCAGAGTTCAACCCTCGGCTGACTCAGCAGCTCAGAAGGCTTATCACTGCGCACGTCGGTGAGCAGCTCCAGTTCTCCTGCAGAACTCCAACCTCGAAACACCAGGGTGCGCACGCGGGGCGTCCCGTCTGATGCAGCAGTGGCCAGCTGCAGCCAGGTGGCTCCAGGTGATCGTCCCTCACGTTGACGAGCTCCACGCACGACTGCGCGCCAGGGAGGCAGACTCATCACAGTGTCCTGATCAATCGGCATCATTCAGCCAGGGATCGAGAAATGCAAGTGGGCGCTGCATTGTTGCCGAAAATCCAAGGATGCCACGATCGCGGTAGACGTAGAGGAGGGAATCGTCGCTATCCAGCAGGAAGGTACCGCCGCGCTGCGTGATGAAGCGATCATCCGGCACGTACGTGCTCCAGTGACGGAGCACCTCATTCATGTTGCGCAGGCGAACCGTGGCCAGCTCAAATGGGCGCTGGAAACCCTCGCCGCCAGCCCGCCGGAACAGAGCGGCAGGAATCGGAGGCAGAACTCCTGTCGACACGGTTTCATCAGCATCAAAGCGTTGAGCCGCTGAACGGTCGCCGGTGTAGCCACGCAACACCTCGGCCAGAGTTCCTGGGGAACCAACGCCGGCACACATCAGCAGAAGCGATGGCCAGGGCCCTCCTGGAGCCTGAAGACCGGGAGATAGGCCAAGAGCCTGATGCAACTGGGAATCAGGCTCCACCTGAAGCAACTCCTGCGGCATCCCCGTAAACGAGCAGAAGCGCTCTGCCCCTGCCTGATCGCCAATCGCAATGGCGAGGGGGCGAATCCCTGCCTGTTCGAGCCTGGGCAGCGCAGGGACTAACGCCTGGGCATATTCCATCGAATCAAAGTCACCAAGCTGTGTCAGCAGCAGAATCAGACGCTTGAAGCCCTGATCATGGACTTGACTCTCTGCAATACGTTCCAACAGTGCTTCTGGTGCTTTCATGAAAGGGCTGTCAACAGTGCCTCGTAGAGGTCCGACCTGCATGACAGCATGGTCTGTTTGGCCCGCAAACGGTGAGCGATGACTCCCACTCTCCGACGAGTGGAGCTTGCCGACAAGCCGTGCTCTGTGCAGCGTGGGGACAGCACAGACAAGTCTGACCATGGGACGGGTCCAGAGGTTGGCAGCTCAGCGGCAGGTCACGCCCTACGAGCTGTCGCGCAACATCCTTCAGGAAGCTGGTTACGGAATCACGCGCAGGGAATCGAAGACCCCTGCAGGGCATCGAGGCTATGACGTGGTCTTCCCCTGCACGATTGATGGACAGCCACATCAGAAAATGATGCGACGAACATGGCTGATCGAACTGGCTGAACTGGTTCTAGAAGGATTCAAGCCAGAGGAGATTGCCGTCAACTATTTCAAACGAGAATTTGACTCATAAAACGAGATTGACTCATACCCCTCCCACGACATTGTTCAATTCAACCAGCGAGCAAGACAAACCTCATAATCATTCATGGAGGCATGATTTCAACGATCCCAAGCTAATATAAAAAGTGTTCGTACCACAAAAACTATCGAGAGCGATAAGCTATAGAAGACAATTAATTTTCAGAAACAATCAACTAAAGGGAAGTCCCATTACAGAGCCTTACAGCGACAGCACGTTTTTCTGAAAAAGACATTTTCTCTACATTGCTTTCTCGAATCACTTCATCAACGCAGTGATTGAAATAGCGCGCTTGATTCGCCATTGGAGAAATCTGAATTGCTCCATAGATCACAGCAAAGATGAAGAGCACTGGGTAAAGGTGTGCGTTGATCAGCTCACGTGCTTGTGACATTGATGAATCCATCACTAACTGCGCAGTAGCAACGAACACACCAACGCGTCAAGCAAAATAAACACCTTACACAGCCTGAAAGCCGAGGCCTAAGAAGGAATAACGTTGCAGCCGCCCCCCCCCCAAAACAGTCATCAGCTCTTGTCAAAGAGGGCAATCAACACGCCGGGCAAAACAGTCAAATCACAACATCAACACAGGAGTGATCTATCACTGTCAAGCCAAGTCCCCGAAAGCCGTCTGAGCTACTTCGATTCACCAATGTGAGCAAATGGGCAACCGAGTCTCATCTCCCTTGTCTCTGGACATGAAAACGGCTTTGATAACAATGTGTCACCCGGGAGCCCCCGCCGTGATCGGTCAAACCAGGATTTACTGTCACCAGGGACAAGAGTTTCGCCTTGTTGAGGTTCCATCTCAGGAGGCACCAGTGCAGATCCAGGAACTCACGGATCAAGGCTGGGAAATTGAGGCTGAAATCCCTGTTTGAATGGCTGCAAAAGATCGGAGACACTCACTTCAGAGTGTCAACTCCGAAAGCCAGCCCCCAAAACCAGACCTCGGAGCTGCCGTGATCAGCGGGGCTGGCTTTGGTCATCGTCGTCAAACTTCTGTACCGCCGAATCAATCAATCCCCTGGTATCGGTGTTCAAGGAAGCCACAACAAAAAACACCAGGGACAGCACCCCTGCGGCAACAATCACAACGACACTGAGATTGCTCATCTCAAGATTGCCGTAACGGAACGCGAGATAGATCATCGTGGGCGAACAGCTCGAACCCGATGGGCTCAAGCCCATTCTCTGGATCATCAATGTACGCGTGAACCGAAACGAACCGCTTCCCACAGAGGCAGGAGCACGGCCAAGCCACGCGTTGACACATCTGTACTACTCCACTAGAACAGGTGTATCAGCAGAGGATCCATGGCTCCGAGCTCCCCCTATGCACCGTTCAAGGCTGAGGAGTGGATGCGTGCGTCCCTGATCACCCCACGCAAACGATGCCAAGCCATGGTTGGATCCAGGATCCCAGCACCCAGGACACGAAACGGTTCCATGCCGACGAAAAAAGCTGGAAATGCGAGCCGAGGGTGTTCGTGGATTCAGGGCGACCTTTTCCAAACCAAGCACCATTGCTGAGCACACGCGTTCATCTGAGCCAGCACACTGCTGAACGCCTCTGGGGTGAACTCCTGCGCGTTGGTTGGATCCCATGTAGGCCTCAGTGGGCCGCTGACGCTGAATTCTGAGCAGTGAATCCTTGCCTGACACAGCGGTGTGGTCAGCCGAACTGGTAATGCTTACGAACGGGTTGATGAACCTGCCAGGTGCATGACAGTCCTGCTGGAAATTCAACAAGGTCACCAGCACCGAATCGAACCGGCTCACCGTTTTCAGGTGTCACCGTGACTTCACCCTCCAGCAGCAGACAGGTTTCCCGCTGGTCGTAATGCCAGGGGAACGAGCTGATTTCACAGGCCCAGACCGGCCAGTCGCGAACGCCAAGGGCCAGGATCACACTCTCCGGGCAGTTGGAGGTCACACAGATCATCGCGGGGTCGGTCGCGGCATCAGCAAACCATGATTACTCGGCGCCGGCCCCAGGCATCGAGCCTTGGCAATAGAACGCGTGATTGGCCAGCGATGATCGCTGCTGTGATCAAGTCTCTGCAAAAGCAGCCCATGATCGACTCTGGCGACTACGGCTATCCACCAAGCACCCGAAGACATGACTACGTACTCGTTTTGCTGCAGCTGCTCTGGCGCATGCGCTTTGACCTGCTGGTGCTGCTGTTGATCACTGTTCTCGTCCATCAGAACTGGATCCCCCGCAACTGGACCGCCAATGAAAGCGTGGTGCGGATTATGGGCATCGCCGCATCGATTTTTCTGGGCTTTCGCAACACCCAGGCGATCGGACGCTGGTGGGAAGCCAGGAAACTCTGGGGCAGCGTTGTCAATGTGAGCCGAAGCTGGGCAGACTCATTGCGGGCCCATCTCGATAGCAGCAGGCCGCCCGGACGTCAGGAACGTAAGTTATTGCGTTTGCAGGTTGCCATCATCTGGCAACTGAACTTTCAACTGCGCAACTTCTGGCAGCGAGACCTAAGGGAGATGCAAGATCAATTGCTGCAAGATCTGAAGTTGCCCAGTACCACCAACCTGCGCCAGCTGGGACAGCTGAGGGGGGTGTGGATCGGGGATCTGCATCGCCAAGGATTGACCGATGGATTCGGACGTCTACAGCTGATGCAAGTCGGCAACGCCTGCACCGATGCCATTGGTGGCTTGGAGCGAATCCGCAACACACCACTTCCAGCGTCTTACGCGGTTTTCGTCAGACTTCTGAATTGGTTATTCGTTCTGTTGCTGCTGTTGTACTTCCACGACCTGGGTCCTGACTCACAAAGTCGTTTTGGAAGTGTGGTGATCGTGGTGCTGTTCCTGATGGCGGAACGGATCGGTGCCTATGTGGAGGGTCCGTTTGACGCAGATTGCAGCAGCTTTTCCCTGCCCCTGGACAGCATCTGCCTCACGATCAGTCATGACCTGCTCGATCATGCGACCGATCACGTGCAACACCTCAAATCGGATGATCCCGTGCGCTGGACCTGAGCAGAACAGGGCAAGGTGGAAAACCACAGTTATGGTGCTCCCAGATATTGATTGCTGAATTCCCAGGCCACAGAACAGCGATACTGATAATTCAGGCCAGCGATGCCAATCCTTTTGCAGGTTGCATCGGTGATTGCCGCCCCTTCCGGAACTTTTGACAGCAATTTGTTCAGCGTCACCTCTCTGTTTCTTCCGCTACCAGAGATGGACAAATCAGTTGCAATCGCACCAGAACCAAAACCAAACAGAAGGAAGCTCAGCAGAATTGCACTTAGGATTCTCATGACCAACAGGACTGCTTTCCAAGAAATAGCCACACAGAGAAACATTGACCTGATGCTTGACACATCCTGATCAGGATTGGATTGCGCCTAGACAAGCCGATCATTGAACGTTGCTGCTCCTGTCTTGATCACTGCCCATGACTTGGATCAGGGAATGTTCGTCAGTGGGAGCTCATAAGATGAATGAAAGCCTGGACTTTTGATCAGCATGCCTTCCATTCTGGTTCAAATCACCATCCCGTTCGTTCTGGCCCTGTTCCATTTTGTTGGCCCCTTGCCCACCGACCTGGGTACTGATGCAGGACACCTGAGTCCTTGCCCAGGCCCTGAGCACTGTGCAAGCACCGTATGGAAGGTTGCCGATTCCTCCGCAGCGCTGAAACAGCTCTCTGAACGGATCGAGAACTCTCCACGCACCGAGATTATCGAACAGAGCACCAACTACCTGC is from Synechococcus sp. UW179A and encodes:
- a CDS encoding S8/S53 family peptidase, producing the protein MHNKANGIETETEGGVFPELSRGIIDDRVAWREESSNGITQAGIGRNNLQTNLIRGEHFFDRNLNLGSVFGLQRIFDASGDASKKEVFEDGALEISYNKNYLSSLKNIHAPKFNLWGGMSFNLPGSVSATVSATKSSTGEVVDLGSTTLNLDQNSFYVNLKDQLEASDSLLDRRSTWNIDVDIDATYANGLNINLEDFSENITMIDALDVGSGYRGDVSANTFTYNNVSWADSFDTGRIYRGRGGTDTLVLDDISKSDILEFNGSSVNQLGQSAAGGAALGEQAFYGGTVFDVLNLNNGDELYLQGIETISCEDGDIRIRANMSDSTKEQWNLQAMDVSGAWRFNRGSSDVVMVSLDSGIGDIAGNADDIDDEIDHVVNKTSKNTCALAKDRDHGHHSMSVMGARHDSQGIAGIAPGSQMWAYQVWDPGFHGAIEDAKADRESHERLVFQNGASWSLEGRWGPSGNTDSITEEQMMESLAETEDYGFFSVAAGNDWSRDGVSTYNLAHFQTDFGNIASVGAVQFTATDEIDNITNVTDTQIAGYSNQGDDLTLSAPTDSRAVNGDGDIRDFGGTSCANPNVAGVAALVWSENTSLSGSDVRDLLTYSAMDLGAAGRDDAFGHGMVNAEAAVRRSHALAENYELASFYTNDQFLA
- a CDS encoding cupin domain-containing protein, translating into MICVTSNCPESVILALGVRDWPVWACEISSFPWHYDQRETCLLLEGEVTVTPENGEPVRFGAGDLVEFPAGLSCTWQVHQPVRKHYQFG
- a CDS encoding peroxiredoxin-like family protein, with the protein product MKAPEALLERIAESQVHDQGFKRLILLLTQLGDFDSMEYAQALVPALPRLEQAGIRPLAIAIGDQAGAERFCSFTGMPQELLQVEPDSQLHQALGLSPGLQAPGGPWPSLLLMCAGVGSPGTLAEVLRGYTGDRSAAQRFDADETVSTGVLPPIPAALFRRAGGEGFQRPFELATVRLRNMNEVLRHWSTYVPDDRFITQRGGTFLLDSDDSLLYVYRDRGILGFSATMQRPLAFLDPWLNDAD
- a CDS encoding pyridoxamine 5'-phosphate oxidase family protein, coding for MSLPPWRAVVRGARQREGRSPGATWLQLATAASDGTPRVRTLVFRGWSSAGELELLTDVRSDKPSELLSQPRVELCWLFRKAREQFRLRGTAVLVSAEQEPETLLDHWQRLSPSGRMVWAWPSPGQPFHSQGPWPQEVADDEPISDHLLIMRIALDRVEQLDLKPHPHLRRCWTAQDGWSEQRLNP
- a CDS encoding bestrophin family ion channel — its product is MITRRRPQASSLGNRTRDWPAMIAAVIKSLQKQPMIDSGDYGYPPSTRRHDYVLVLLQLLWRMRFDLLVLLLITVLVHQNWIPRNWTANESVVRIMGIAASIFLGFRNTQAIGRWWEARKLWGSVVNVSRSWADSLRAHLDSSRPPGRQERKLLRLQVAIIWQLNFQLRNFWQRDLREMQDQLLQDLKLPSTTNLRQLGQLRGVWIGDLHRQGLTDGFGRLQLMQVGNACTDAIGGLERIRNTPLPASYAVFVRLLNWLFVLLLLLYFHDLGPDSQSRFGSVVIVVLFLMAERIGAYVEGPFDADCSSFSLPLDSICLTISHDLLDHATDHVQHLKSDDPVRWT
- a CDS encoding DUF1651 domain-containing protein encodes the protein MPSHGWIQDPSTQDTKRFHADEKSWKCEPRVFVDSGRPFPNQAPLLSTRVHLSQHTAERLWGELLRVGWIPCRPQWAADAEF
- a CDS encoding S8 family serine peptidase, yielding QAMDVSGAWRFNRGSSDVVLVSLDNGIGDIADNASDIHDEISHVNNKTAKNNRDKRHHGHQAMSVMSAKHDSQNLAGIAPGSELWAYNVYDSGTQLYDAIEGAKADRASNQRLVFQGGIQGDWWSNGASQADMQTAIDETEDYGFFAMAAGNYGDKTSVAGIAQAEATNGNVASIGALEHSGAINDVDGITNYDNHELADYSNAGANLTLVAPTDSPSINGDGDITDFGGTSCANPNVAGVAALVWSENTCLSGSDVRDLLTHSAMDLGDLGRDITFGHGLVNAEAAVRRSHALAENYELASFYTNDQFLA
- a CDS encoding S8 family serine peptidase, encoding MFNTNSFFLNQFKSYFQAPRGRRFQTNRFNKAERLDNTRGEQYGQKANDFVSRAQTGFNPRLNDEERFEGDATQWSKVGHGQPSEAKPWSRSFRSIGLDRDPIGFKSAGNTDFKKSGKASKSLGQGFEKANIQDQRDPFKSNVLMHNKANGIETETEGGVFPELSRGIIDDRVAWREESSNGITQAGIGRNNLQTNLIRGEHFFDRNLNLGSVFGLQRIFDASGDASKKEVFEDGALEISYNRNYLNSLKNEIAPTINFPGRGYESSRLSATVSATKSSTGEVVDLGSTTLNLDQNSFYVNLKDQLEASDNLLDRRSIWNIDVNIDATYDNGLNINLEEFNENITMIDALDVGSGYRGDVTANNFTYQNYTSTFLGDCFGSGRIYHGRGGTDTIVLDGINKSDILKFNGSSVHQLGQSAAGGAALGEQAFYGGTVFDVLNLNNGDELYLQGIETISCEDGDIRIRANMSDSTKEQWNLQAMDVSGAWRFNRGSSDVVLASLDAGLGDLEDHPTDVHDEISHVVNQTNKNDTGTQHGHKAMSVMGAKHGNGGIAGIAPNSTLWAFTGGEYRDGQSHHQNIQDVIGLRDEDQRVVFQGGYQGDHWWNTGTHTEEQMQASLDATGEWGFHAIASGNFSDYNSVSGVAQAESTNDNIASIGALEFTGTEEIDGITNITGYQMADYSNRGDNLTYVAPTDSRAINANGDISIYDGTSCANPNAAGVAALVWSENTDLVGGELREILTQSAMDLGDVGRDNTYGHGLLNAEAAVRRSHALAENYELASFYTNDQFLA